From one Paramormyrops kingsleyae isolate MSU_618 chromosome 1, PKINGS_0.4, whole genome shotgun sequence genomic stretch:
- the ddx3xa gene encoding DEAD-box helicase 3 X-linked a isoform X9 — MSHVAVENVHGLDQQLAVLDLNSPADGQGGGGTGRRYIPPHLRNKEASKNGYPRCPSQDLSLFQAYSSGWPARCDSPGWDGGRSNGFVNGYHDGRDSRLNGDRGYGGRGPSRTDRGYGDGGWAIPKDRDTYSSFGGRTDRGKSSFFGDRGSGSRGRSDRYERGGFGGGNSRWVEDSRDEEDWSKPMAPNERLEHELFSGSNTGINFEKYDDIPVEATGTNCPPHIESFHDVDMGEIIMGNIALSRYTRPTPVQKYAIPIIKTKRDLMACAQTGSGKTAAFLLPVLSQIYNDGPGESLRAIKSGSQENGRYGRRKQYPISLVLAPTRELALQIYDEARKFSYRSRVRPCVVYGGADIGQQIRDLERGCHLLVATPGRLVDMMERGKIGLDYCNFLVLDEADRMLDMGFEPQIRRIVEQDTMPPKGLRQTMMFSATFPKEIQILARDFLEEYIFLAVGRVGSTSENITQKVVWVEESDKRSFLLDLLNATVIPTEVQENASETPEKPGKDSLTLVFVETKKGADALEDFLYREGYACTSIHGDRSQRDREEALHQFRSGRCPILVATAVAARGLDICNVKHVINFDLPSDIEEYVHRIGRTGRVGNLGLATSFFNDKNSNITKDLLDLLVEAKQEVPSWLESLAYDHQHKSSSRGRSKRFSGGFGARDYRQTAGGSSSFGGRGNRSIGGHGGSRGFGGSKGGFGNFYGGDSGYGGNYSSQVDWWGN; from the exons ATGAGTCATGTGGCCGTCGAAAATGTCCACGGTCTAGATCAGCAG CTTGCTGTGCTAGACTTAAATTCACCAGCTGACGGGCAAGGTGGAGGTGGCACAGGCA gGCGGTACATTCCACCTCATTTACGGAATAAAGAAGCGTCAAAAAACG GTTACCCAAGATGCCCTTCGCAGGACCTTTCTTTGTTTCAGGCCTACAGCAGTGGTTGGCCTGCCAGATGTG ACTCTCCTGGATGGGACGGTGGGCGGAGCAATGGCTTTGTGAATGGATACCATGATGGCAGGGACAGTCGCCTGAATGGAGACCGTGGTTATGGAGGACGCGGACCTTCCCGCACAGATCGAG GGTATGGCGATGGTGGCTGGGCTATCCCCAAAGACAGAGACACCTACAGCAGCTTCGGTGGGCGTACCGACAGAGGGAAGTCCTCTTTCTTCGGCGACCGTGGGTCTGGCTCAAGAGGAAG GTCTGACAGGTATGAGCGTGGGGGCTTTGGAGGAGGGAACAGCCGCTGGGTGGAGGACTCCAGAGATGAGGAGGACTGGTCCAAGCCCATGGCGCCAAACGAGCGTCTGGAGCA TGAGCTGTTCTCTGGAAGCAACACAGGCATAAACTTCGAGAAATATGACGACATTCCTGTCGAGGCCACTGGCACAAACTGCCCTCCTCACATCGAAAGT TTCCATGATGTCGACATGGGCGAGATCATCATGGGTAACATCGCTCTGAGCCGCTACACTCGGCCCACTCCTGTGCAGAAGTATGCTATTCCCATCATCAAGACCAAGAGGGACCTGATGGCCTGTGCCCAGACAG GCTCTGGGAAAACCGCAGCATTCTTGCTTCCAGTTCTGAGTCAGATCTATAACGACGGTCCGGGAGAGTCCTTGCGGGCCATCAAATCCGGCAGTCAG GAGAATGGGAGGTATGGGCGACGCAAGCAGTATCCGATCTCCCTGGTTCTGGCCCCCACCCGGGAGCTTGCCCTGCAGATCTATGACGAGGCCCGAAAG TTTTCCTACCGTTCCCGTGTGCGCCCTTGCGTCGTGTATGGGGGGGCCGACATCGGCCAGCAGATACGTGACCTGGAGCGGGGGTGTCATCTCCTGGTGGCCACGCCTGGCCGTCTGGTGGACATGATGGAGAGGGGCAAGATTGGCTTGGATTACTGCAA CTTTTTGGTGCTGGATGAAGCAGACCGCATGCTGGACATGGGCTTCGAGCCCCAGATCCGCCGCATCGTTGAGCAGGACACCATGCCTCCCAAGGGCCTTCGTCAGACCATGATGTTCAGTGCCACCTTCCCCAAGGAAATCCAG ATCCTCGCTCGGGACTTCCTGGAGGAGTACATTTTCCTGGCGGTGGGCCGTGTTGGATCCACCTCGGAAAACATCACCCAGAAGGTGGTTTGGGTGGAGGAGAGCGACAAGCGCTCCTTTTTGCTGGACCTCCTGAATGCGACAG TTATTCCCACTGAGGTTCAGGAAAATGCAAGTGAGACACCAGAGAAGCCTG GCAAGGATTCCCTCACCTTGGTTTTTGTGGAGACCAAGAAAGGCGCAGATGCGCTGGAGGACTTCCTGTACCGCGAGGGCTACGCATGCACTAGTATCCATGGTGACCGTTCCCAGAGAGACCGAGAGGAAGCACTGCACCAGTTCCGTTCTGGACGGTGTCCCATCCTAGTGGCTACGGCT GTTGCTGCTCGTGGGCTGGACATCTGTAATGTCAAACATGTCATTAACTTTGACCTGCCCAGTGACATTGAGGAGTATGTCCATCGCATTGGGCGTACCGGTCGTGTGGGAAACCTTG GCTTGGCCACCTCCTTCTTCAATGACAAGAACAGCAATATTACAAAGGATCTCTTGGACCTCCTGGTGGAGGCCAAACAGGAGGTGCCTTCCTGGCTGGAGAGTCTGGCCTACGACCACCAGCACAAAAGCAGCAGCCGAGGCCGGTCCAAGAG GTTCTCTGGTGGTTTCGGGGCCAGAGATTACCGTCAGACAgccggcggcagcagcagcttcG
- the ddx3xa gene encoding DEAD-box helicase 3 X-linked a isoform X8, producing the protein MSHVAVENVHGLDQQLAVLDLNSPADGQGGGGTGRRYIPPHLRNKEASKNDSPGWDGGRSNGFVNGYHDGRDSRLNGDRGYGGRGPSRTDRGGRGGYRGNRGGGSFNQSQPMQNAGYGDGGWAIPKDRDTYSSFGGRTDRGKSSFFGDRGSGSRGRSDRYERGGFGGGNSRWVEDSRDEEDWSKPMAPNERLEHELFSGSNTGINFEKYDDIPVEATGTNCPPHIESFHDVDMGEIIMGNIALSRYTRPTPVQKYAIPIIKTKRDLMACAQTGSGKTAAFLLPVLSQIYNDGPGESLRAIKSGSQENGRYGRRKQYPISLVLAPTRELALQIYDEARKFSYRSRVRPCVVYGGADIGQQIRDLERGCHLLVATPGRLVDMMERGKIGLDYCNFLVLDEADRMLDMGFEPQIRRIVEQDTMPPKGLRQTMMFSATFPKEIQILARDFLEEYIFLAVGRVGSTSENITQKVVWVEESDKRSFLLDLLNATVIPTEVQENASETPEKPGKDSLTLVFVETKKGADALEDFLYREGYACTSIHGDRSQRDREEALHQFRSGRCPILVATAVAARGLDICNVKHVINFDLPSDIEEYVHRIGRTGRVGNLGLATSFFNDKNSNITKDLLDLLVEAKQEVPSWLESLAYDHQHKSSSRGRSKRFSGGFGARDYRQTAGGSSSFGGRGNRSIGGHGGSRGFGGSKGGFGNFYGGDSGYGGNYSSQVDWWGN; encoded by the exons ATGAGTCATGTGGCCGTCGAAAATGTCCACGGTCTAGATCAGCAG CTTGCTGTGCTAGACTTAAATTCACCAGCTGACGGGCAAGGTGGAGGTGGCACAGGCA gGCGGTACATTCCACCTCATTTACGGAATAAAGAAGCGTCAAAAAACG ACTCTCCTGGATGGGACGGTGGGCGGAGCAATGGCTTTGTGAATGGATACCATGATGGCAGGGACAGTCGCCTGAATGGAGACCGTGGTTATGGAGGACGCGGACCTTCCCGCACAGATCGAGGTGGGCGTGGTGGGTACCGTGGCAACAGAGGCGGTGGCTCCTTTAACCAGTCCCAGCCAATGCAAAATGCAG GGTATGGCGATGGTGGCTGGGCTATCCCCAAAGACAGAGACACCTACAGCAGCTTCGGTGGGCGTACCGACAGAGGGAAGTCCTCTTTCTTCGGCGACCGTGGGTCTGGCTCAAGAGGAAG GTCTGACAGGTATGAGCGTGGGGGCTTTGGAGGAGGGAACAGCCGCTGGGTGGAGGACTCCAGAGATGAGGAGGACTGGTCCAAGCCCATGGCGCCAAACGAGCGTCTGGAGCA TGAGCTGTTCTCTGGAAGCAACACAGGCATAAACTTCGAGAAATATGACGACATTCCTGTCGAGGCCACTGGCACAAACTGCCCTCCTCACATCGAAAGT TTCCATGATGTCGACATGGGCGAGATCATCATGGGTAACATCGCTCTGAGCCGCTACACTCGGCCCACTCCTGTGCAGAAGTATGCTATTCCCATCATCAAGACCAAGAGGGACCTGATGGCCTGTGCCCAGACAG GCTCTGGGAAAACCGCAGCATTCTTGCTTCCAGTTCTGAGTCAGATCTATAACGACGGTCCGGGAGAGTCCTTGCGGGCCATCAAATCCGGCAGTCAG GAGAATGGGAGGTATGGGCGACGCAAGCAGTATCCGATCTCCCTGGTTCTGGCCCCCACCCGGGAGCTTGCCCTGCAGATCTATGACGAGGCCCGAAAG TTTTCCTACCGTTCCCGTGTGCGCCCTTGCGTCGTGTATGGGGGGGCCGACATCGGCCAGCAGATACGTGACCTGGAGCGGGGGTGTCATCTCCTGGTGGCCACGCCTGGCCGTCTGGTGGACATGATGGAGAGGGGCAAGATTGGCTTGGATTACTGCAA CTTTTTGGTGCTGGATGAAGCAGACCGCATGCTGGACATGGGCTTCGAGCCCCAGATCCGCCGCATCGTTGAGCAGGACACCATGCCTCCCAAGGGCCTTCGTCAGACCATGATGTTCAGTGCCACCTTCCCCAAGGAAATCCAG ATCCTCGCTCGGGACTTCCTGGAGGAGTACATTTTCCTGGCGGTGGGCCGTGTTGGATCCACCTCGGAAAACATCACCCAGAAGGTGGTTTGGGTGGAGGAGAGCGACAAGCGCTCCTTTTTGCTGGACCTCCTGAATGCGACAG TTATTCCCACTGAGGTTCAGGAAAATGCAAGTGAGACACCAGAGAAGCCTG GCAAGGATTCCCTCACCTTGGTTTTTGTGGAGACCAAGAAAGGCGCAGATGCGCTGGAGGACTTCCTGTACCGCGAGGGCTACGCATGCACTAGTATCCATGGTGACCGTTCCCAGAGAGACCGAGAGGAAGCACTGCACCAGTTCCGTTCTGGACGGTGTCCCATCCTAGTGGCTACGGCT GTTGCTGCTCGTGGGCTGGACATCTGTAATGTCAAACATGTCATTAACTTTGACCTGCCCAGTGACATTGAGGAGTATGTCCATCGCATTGGGCGTACCGGTCGTGTGGGAAACCTTG GCTTGGCCACCTCCTTCTTCAATGACAAGAACAGCAATATTACAAAGGATCTCTTGGACCTCCTGGTGGAGGCCAAACAGGAGGTGCCTTCCTGGCTGGAGAGTCTGGCCTACGACCACCAGCACAAAAGCAGCAGCCGAGGCCGGTCCAAGAG GTTCTCTGGTGGTTTCGGGGCCAGAGATTACCGTCAGACAgccggcggcagcagcagcttcG
- the ddx3xa gene encoding DEAD-box helicase 3 X-linked a isoform X10 translates to MSHVAVENVHGLDQQLAVLDLNSPADGQGGGGTGRRYIPPHLRNKEASKNDSPGWDGGRSNGFVNGYHDGRDSRLNGDRGYGGRGPSRTDRGYGDGGWAIPKDRDTYSSFGGRTDRGKSSFFGDRGSGSRGRSDRYERGGFGGGNSRWVEDSRDEEDWSKPMAPNERLEHELFSGSNTGINFEKYDDIPVEATGTNCPPHIESFHDVDMGEIIMGNIALSRYTRPTPVQKYAIPIIKTKRDLMACAQTGSGKTAAFLLPVLSQIYNDGPGESLRAIKSGSQENGRYGRRKQYPISLVLAPTRELALQIYDEARKFSYRSRVRPCVVYGGADIGQQIRDLERGCHLLVATPGRLVDMMERGKIGLDYCNFLVLDEADRMLDMGFEPQIRRIVEQDTMPPKGLRQTMMFSATFPKEIQILARDFLEEYIFLAVGRVGSTSENITQKVVWVEESDKRSFLLDLLNATVIPTEVQENASETPEKPGKDSLTLVFVETKKGADALEDFLYREGYACTSIHGDRSQRDREEALHQFRSGRCPILVATAVAARGLDICNVKHVINFDLPSDIEEYVHRIGRTGRVGNLGLATSFFNDKNSNITKDLLDLLVEAKQEVPSWLESLAYDHQHKSSSRGRSKRFSGGFGARDYRQTAGGSSSFGGRGNRSIGGHGGSRGFGGSKGGFGNFYGGDSGYGGNYSSQVDWWGN, encoded by the exons ATGAGTCATGTGGCCGTCGAAAATGTCCACGGTCTAGATCAGCAG CTTGCTGTGCTAGACTTAAATTCACCAGCTGACGGGCAAGGTGGAGGTGGCACAGGCA gGCGGTACATTCCACCTCATTTACGGAATAAAGAAGCGTCAAAAAACG ACTCTCCTGGATGGGACGGTGGGCGGAGCAATGGCTTTGTGAATGGATACCATGATGGCAGGGACAGTCGCCTGAATGGAGACCGTGGTTATGGAGGACGCGGACCTTCCCGCACAGATCGAG GGTATGGCGATGGTGGCTGGGCTATCCCCAAAGACAGAGACACCTACAGCAGCTTCGGTGGGCGTACCGACAGAGGGAAGTCCTCTTTCTTCGGCGACCGTGGGTCTGGCTCAAGAGGAAG GTCTGACAGGTATGAGCGTGGGGGCTTTGGAGGAGGGAACAGCCGCTGGGTGGAGGACTCCAGAGATGAGGAGGACTGGTCCAAGCCCATGGCGCCAAACGAGCGTCTGGAGCA TGAGCTGTTCTCTGGAAGCAACACAGGCATAAACTTCGAGAAATATGACGACATTCCTGTCGAGGCCACTGGCACAAACTGCCCTCCTCACATCGAAAGT TTCCATGATGTCGACATGGGCGAGATCATCATGGGTAACATCGCTCTGAGCCGCTACACTCGGCCCACTCCTGTGCAGAAGTATGCTATTCCCATCATCAAGACCAAGAGGGACCTGATGGCCTGTGCCCAGACAG GCTCTGGGAAAACCGCAGCATTCTTGCTTCCAGTTCTGAGTCAGATCTATAACGACGGTCCGGGAGAGTCCTTGCGGGCCATCAAATCCGGCAGTCAG GAGAATGGGAGGTATGGGCGACGCAAGCAGTATCCGATCTCCCTGGTTCTGGCCCCCACCCGGGAGCTTGCCCTGCAGATCTATGACGAGGCCCGAAAG TTTTCCTACCGTTCCCGTGTGCGCCCTTGCGTCGTGTATGGGGGGGCCGACATCGGCCAGCAGATACGTGACCTGGAGCGGGGGTGTCATCTCCTGGTGGCCACGCCTGGCCGTCTGGTGGACATGATGGAGAGGGGCAAGATTGGCTTGGATTACTGCAA CTTTTTGGTGCTGGATGAAGCAGACCGCATGCTGGACATGGGCTTCGAGCCCCAGATCCGCCGCATCGTTGAGCAGGACACCATGCCTCCCAAGGGCCTTCGTCAGACCATGATGTTCAGTGCCACCTTCCCCAAGGAAATCCAG ATCCTCGCTCGGGACTTCCTGGAGGAGTACATTTTCCTGGCGGTGGGCCGTGTTGGATCCACCTCGGAAAACATCACCCAGAAGGTGGTTTGGGTGGAGGAGAGCGACAAGCGCTCCTTTTTGCTGGACCTCCTGAATGCGACAG TTATTCCCACTGAGGTTCAGGAAAATGCAAGTGAGACACCAGAGAAGCCTG GCAAGGATTCCCTCACCTTGGTTTTTGTGGAGACCAAGAAAGGCGCAGATGCGCTGGAGGACTTCCTGTACCGCGAGGGCTACGCATGCACTAGTATCCATGGTGACCGTTCCCAGAGAGACCGAGAGGAAGCACTGCACCAGTTCCGTTCTGGACGGTGTCCCATCCTAGTGGCTACGGCT GTTGCTGCTCGTGGGCTGGACATCTGTAATGTCAAACATGTCATTAACTTTGACCTGCCCAGTGACATTGAGGAGTATGTCCATCGCATTGGGCGTACCGGTCGTGTGGGAAACCTTG GCTTGGCCACCTCCTTCTTCAATGACAAGAACAGCAATATTACAAAGGATCTCTTGGACCTCCTGGTGGAGGCCAAACAGGAGGTGCCTTCCTGGCTGGAGAGTCTGGCCTACGACCACCAGCACAAAAGCAGCAGCCGAGGCCGGTCCAAGAG GTTCTCTGGTGGTTTCGGGGCCAGAGATTACCGTCAGACAgccggcggcagcagcagcttcG
- the ddx3xa gene encoding DEAD-box helicase 3 X-linked a isoform X11, translating into MSHVAVENVHGLDQQLAVLDLNSPADGQGGGGTGRRYIPPHLRNKEASKNDSPGWDGGRSNGFVNGYHDGRDSRLNGDRGYGGRGPSRTDRGGRGGYRGNRGGGSFNQSQPMQNAGYGDGGWAIPKDRDTYSSFGGRTDRGKSSFFGDRGSGSRGRSDRYERGGFGGGNSRWVEDSRDEEDWSKPMAPNERLEHELFSGSNTGINFEKYDDIPVEATGTNCPPHIESFHDVDMGEIIMGNIALSRYTRPTPVQKYAIPIIKTKRDLMACAQTGSGKTAAFLLPVLSQIYNDGPGESLRAIKSGSQENGRYGRRKQYPISLVLAPTRELALQIYDEARKFSYRSRVRPCVVYGGADIGQQIRDLERGCHLLVATPGRLVDMMERGKIGLDYCNFLVLDEADRMLDMGFEPQIRRIVEQDTMPPKGLRQTMMFSATFPKEIQILARDFLEEYIFLAVGRVGSTSENITQKVVWVEESDKRSFLLDLLNATGKDSLTLVFVETKKGADALEDFLYREGYACTSIHGDRSQRDREEALHQFRSGRCPILVATAVAARGLDICNVKHVINFDLPSDIEEYVHRIGRTGRVGNLGLATSFFNDKNSNITKDLLDLLVEAKQEVPSWLESLAYDHQHKSSSRGRSKRFSGGFGARDYRQTAGGSSSFGGRGNRSIGGHGGSRGFGGSKGGFGNFYGGDSGYGGNYSSQVDWWGN; encoded by the exons ATGAGTCATGTGGCCGTCGAAAATGTCCACGGTCTAGATCAGCAG CTTGCTGTGCTAGACTTAAATTCACCAGCTGACGGGCAAGGTGGAGGTGGCACAGGCA gGCGGTACATTCCACCTCATTTACGGAATAAAGAAGCGTCAAAAAACG ACTCTCCTGGATGGGACGGTGGGCGGAGCAATGGCTTTGTGAATGGATACCATGATGGCAGGGACAGTCGCCTGAATGGAGACCGTGGTTATGGAGGACGCGGACCTTCCCGCACAGATCGAGGTGGGCGTGGTGGGTACCGTGGCAACAGAGGCGGTGGCTCCTTTAACCAGTCCCAGCCAATGCAAAATGCAG GGTATGGCGATGGTGGCTGGGCTATCCCCAAAGACAGAGACACCTACAGCAGCTTCGGTGGGCGTACCGACAGAGGGAAGTCCTCTTTCTTCGGCGACCGTGGGTCTGGCTCAAGAGGAAG GTCTGACAGGTATGAGCGTGGGGGCTTTGGAGGAGGGAACAGCCGCTGGGTGGAGGACTCCAGAGATGAGGAGGACTGGTCCAAGCCCATGGCGCCAAACGAGCGTCTGGAGCA TGAGCTGTTCTCTGGAAGCAACACAGGCATAAACTTCGAGAAATATGACGACATTCCTGTCGAGGCCACTGGCACAAACTGCCCTCCTCACATCGAAAGT TTCCATGATGTCGACATGGGCGAGATCATCATGGGTAACATCGCTCTGAGCCGCTACACTCGGCCCACTCCTGTGCAGAAGTATGCTATTCCCATCATCAAGACCAAGAGGGACCTGATGGCCTGTGCCCAGACAG GCTCTGGGAAAACCGCAGCATTCTTGCTTCCAGTTCTGAGTCAGATCTATAACGACGGTCCGGGAGAGTCCTTGCGGGCCATCAAATCCGGCAGTCAG GAGAATGGGAGGTATGGGCGACGCAAGCAGTATCCGATCTCCCTGGTTCTGGCCCCCACCCGGGAGCTTGCCCTGCAGATCTATGACGAGGCCCGAAAG TTTTCCTACCGTTCCCGTGTGCGCCCTTGCGTCGTGTATGGGGGGGCCGACATCGGCCAGCAGATACGTGACCTGGAGCGGGGGTGTCATCTCCTGGTGGCCACGCCTGGCCGTCTGGTGGACATGATGGAGAGGGGCAAGATTGGCTTGGATTACTGCAA CTTTTTGGTGCTGGATGAAGCAGACCGCATGCTGGACATGGGCTTCGAGCCCCAGATCCGCCGCATCGTTGAGCAGGACACCATGCCTCCCAAGGGCCTTCGTCAGACCATGATGTTCAGTGCCACCTTCCCCAAGGAAATCCAG ATCCTCGCTCGGGACTTCCTGGAGGAGTACATTTTCCTGGCGGTGGGCCGTGTTGGATCCACCTCGGAAAACATCACCCAGAAGGTGGTTTGGGTGGAGGAGAGCGACAAGCGCTCCTTTTTGCTGGACCTCCTGAATGCGACAG GCAAGGATTCCCTCACCTTGGTTTTTGTGGAGACCAAGAAAGGCGCAGATGCGCTGGAGGACTTCCTGTACCGCGAGGGCTACGCATGCACTAGTATCCATGGTGACCGTTCCCAGAGAGACCGAGAGGAAGCACTGCACCAGTTCCGTTCTGGACGGTGTCCCATCCTAGTGGCTACGGCT GTTGCTGCTCGTGGGCTGGACATCTGTAATGTCAAACATGTCATTAACTTTGACCTGCCCAGTGACATTGAGGAGTATGTCCATCGCATTGGGCGTACCGGTCGTGTGGGAAACCTTG GCTTGGCCACCTCCTTCTTCAATGACAAGAACAGCAATATTACAAAGGATCTCTTGGACCTCCTGGTGGAGGCCAAACAGGAGGTGCCTTCCTGGCTGGAGAGTCTGGCCTACGACCACCAGCACAAAAGCAGCAGCCGAGGCCGGTCCAAGAG GTTCTCTGGTGGTTTCGGGGCCAGAGATTACCGTCAGACAgccggcggcagcagcagcttcG
- the ddx3xa gene encoding DEAD-box helicase 3 X-linked a isoform X5, with protein MSHVAVENVHGLDQQLAVLDLNSPADGQGGGGTGRRYIPPHLRNKEASKNGYPRCPSQDLSLFQAYSSGWPARCDSPGWDGGRSNGFVNGYHDGRDSRLNGDRGYGGRGPSRTDRGGRGGYRGNRGGGSFNQSQPMQNAGYGDGGWAIPKDRDTYSSFGGRTDRGKSSFFGDRGSGSRGRSDRYERGGFGGGNSRWVEDSRDEEDWSKPMAPNERLEHELFSGSNTGINFEKYDDIPVEATGTNCPPHIESFHDVDMGEIIMGNIALSRYTRPTPVQKYAIPIIKTKRDLMACAQTGSGKTAAFLLPVLSQIYNDGPGESLRAIKSGSQENGRYGRRKQYPISLVLAPTRELALQIYDEARKFSYRSRVRPCVVYGGADIGQQIRDLERGCHLLVATPGRLVDMMERGKIGLDYCNFLVLDEADRMLDMGFEPQIRRIVEQDTMPPKGLRQTMMFSATFPKEIQILARDFLEEYIFLAVGRVGSTSENITQKVVWVEESDKRSFLLDLLNATGKDSLTLVFVETKKGADALEDFLYREGYACTSIHGDRSQRDREEALHQFRSGRCPILVATAVAARGLDICNVKHVINFDLPSDIEEYVHRIGRTGRVGNLGLATSFFNDKNSNITKDLLDLLVEAKQEVPSWLESLAYDHQHKSSSRGRSKRFSGGFGARDYRQTAGGSSSFGGRGNRSIGGHGGSRGFGGSKGGFGNFYGGDSGYGGNYSSQVDWWGN; from the exons ATGAGTCATGTGGCCGTCGAAAATGTCCACGGTCTAGATCAGCAG CTTGCTGTGCTAGACTTAAATTCACCAGCTGACGGGCAAGGTGGAGGTGGCACAGGCA gGCGGTACATTCCACCTCATTTACGGAATAAAGAAGCGTCAAAAAACG GTTACCCAAGATGCCCTTCGCAGGACCTTTCTTTGTTTCAGGCCTACAGCAGTGGTTGGCCTGCCAGATGTG ACTCTCCTGGATGGGACGGTGGGCGGAGCAATGGCTTTGTGAATGGATACCATGATGGCAGGGACAGTCGCCTGAATGGAGACCGTGGTTATGGAGGACGCGGACCTTCCCGCACAGATCGAGGTGGGCGTGGTGGGTACCGTGGCAACAGAGGCGGTGGCTCCTTTAACCAGTCCCAGCCAATGCAAAATGCAG GGTATGGCGATGGTGGCTGGGCTATCCCCAAAGACAGAGACACCTACAGCAGCTTCGGTGGGCGTACCGACAGAGGGAAGTCCTCTTTCTTCGGCGACCGTGGGTCTGGCTCAAGAGGAAG GTCTGACAGGTATGAGCGTGGGGGCTTTGGAGGAGGGAACAGCCGCTGGGTGGAGGACTCCAGAGATGAGGAGGACTGGTCCAAGCCCATGGCGCCAAACGAGCGTCTGGAGCA TGAGCTGTTCTCTGGAAGCAACACAGGCATAAACTTCGAGAAATATGACGACATTCCTGTCGAGGCCACTGGCACAAACTGCCCTCCTCACATCGAAAGT TTCCATGATGTCGACATGGGCGAGATCATCATGGGTAACATCGCTCTGAGCCGCTACACTCGGCCCACTCCTGTGCAGAAGTATGCTATTCCCATCATCAAGACCAAGAGGGACCTGATGGCCTGTGCCCAGACAG GCTCTGGGAAAACCGCAGCATTCTTGCTTCCAGTTCTGAGTCAGATCTATAACGACGGTCCGGGAGAGTCCTTGCGGGCCATCAAATCCGGCAGTCAG GAGAATGGGAGGTATGGGCGACGCAAGCAGTATCCGATCTCCCTGGTTCTGGCCCCCACCCGGGAGCTTGCCCTGCAGATCTATGACGAGGCCCGAAAG TTTTCCTACCGTTCCCGTGTGCGCCCTTGCGTCGTGTATGGGGGGGCCGACATCGGCCAGCAGATACGTGACCTGGAGCGGGGGTGTCATCTCCTGGTGGCCACGCCTGGCCGTCTGGTGGACATGATGGAGAGGGGCAAGATTGGCTTGGATTACTGCAA CTTTTTGGTGCTGGATGAAGCAGACCGCATGCTGGACATGGGCTTCGAGCCCCAGATCCGCCGCATCGTTGAGCAGGACACCATGCCTCCCAAGGGCCTTCGTCAGACCATGATGTTCAGTGCCACCTTCCCCAAGGAAATCCAG ATCCTCGCTCGGGACTTCCTGGAGGAGTACATTTTCCTGGCGGTGGGCCGTGTTGGATCCACCTCGGAAAACATCACCCAGAAGGTGGTTTGGGTGGAGGAGAGCGACAAGCGCTCCTTTTTGCTGGACCTCCTGAATGCGACAG GCAAGGATTCCCTCACCTTGGTTTTTGTGGAGACCAAGAAAGGCGCAGATGCGCTGGAGGACTTCCTGTACCGCGAGGGCTACGCATGCACTAGTATCCATGGTGACCGTTCCCAGAGAGACCGAGAGGAAGCACTGCACCAGTTCCGTTCTGGACGGTGTCCCATCCTAGTGGCTACGGCT GTTGCTGCTCGTGGGCTGGACATCTGTAATGTCAAACATGTCATTAACTTTGACCTGCCCAGTGACATTGAGGAGTATGTCCATCGCATTGGGCGTACCGGTCGTGTGGGAAACCTTG GCTTGGCCACCTCCTTCTTCAATGACAAGAACAGCAATATTACAAAGGATCTCTTGGACCTCCTGGTGGAGGCCAAACAGGAGGTGCCTTCCTGGCTGGAGAGTCTGGCCTACGACCACCAGCACAAAAGCAGCAGCCGAGGCCGGTCCAAGAG GTTCTCTGGTGGTTTCGGGGCCAGAGATTACCGTCAGACAgccggcggcagcagcagcttcG